One window of Burkholderia thailandensis E264 genomic DNA carries:
- a CDS encoding HNH endonuclease → MDRATEERFTQFLLTKAVEAEEQAGIDYRKFERLLSSQGSKEAVGRLISRADYSSGFLKLLDAGRIDLTVEALVIESEWNTHFSSSLREHARKKLLKVGYAPKECPASTAAPSLEFDSDQLPVDVLQRATPMYIYAAVQLFESGDAHHTFGPSTDFDLISECGNRFPPMAVFGVALSSALEGKFIGPKHFSGGESSPCFQLLRAAGYQVIAKDATPDDEPSWPPEEGWEEGGEVWRLHRTRERAPVSRAKKDRYRRQHGKLECEKCGFDPVKEYGTADAEACIEVHHAGTLVSDMKPGHKTVLDDLQCLCANCHRFVHRLLALERKQRIA, encoded by the coding sequence ATGGATCGTGCTACCGAGGAAAGGTTCACTCAGTTCCTGCTAACAAAAGCCGTGGAGGCAGAAGAGCAGGCCGGGATTGACTACAGGAAGTTCGAGCGGTTGTTGAGTTCACAGGGCAGTAAGGAAGCTGTCGGTAGATTGATCAGCCGGGCTGACTACTCTAGCGGCTTTCTAAAATTATTGGACGCCGGGCGGATTGACCTGACGGTCGAAGCTCTTGTAATTGAATCGGAGTGGAACACTCATTTCTCGTCATCTTTGCGCGAGCATGCTCGAAAAAAGCTTCTGAAGGTGGGCTATGCTCCCAAGGAATGCCCTGCATCGACGGCGGCACCCTCGTTGGAATTTGACAGTGATCAGCTTCCTGTCGATGTGCTCCAACGCGCAACGCCCATGTACATCTATGCAGCTGTGCAATTGTTCGAGAGTGGCGACGCCCATCACACTTTCGGTCCATCCACAGACTTTGATCTGATCTCGGAGTGCGGCAATCGGTTCCCGCCTATGGCTGTTTTCGGTGTCGCGCTGTCATCTGCGCTTGAAGGCAAATTCATAGGGCCTAAGCATTTCTCGGGCGGTGAGTCGTCGCCGTGCTTCCAATTGCTGCGCGCGGCAGGCTACCAGGTGATCGCGAAAGACGCCACCCCTGACGATGAACCAAGCTGGCCTCCCGAAGAAGGTTGGGAGGAGGGAGGGGAGGTGTGGAGGTTACACCGAACGCGAGAGCGTGCGCCTGTATCAAGGGCCAAAAAAGATCGTTACCGCCGCCAGCATGGCAAGCTCGAATGTGAGAAATGCGGATTCGATCCAGTCAAAGAATACGGAACCGCAGATGCGGAGGCGTGCATCGAAGTGCATCATGCCGGGACGCTGGTAAGCGACATGAAGCCGGGGCATAAAACCGTTTTGGACGACCTTCAATGTCTCTGCGCCAACTGCCACCGGTTCGTGCATCGCTTGCTCGCGCTCGAGCGGAAACAACGCATTGCCTAA
- a CDS encoding toxin-antitoxin system YwqK family antitoxin, with the protein MKRTHVPGRGAALVAVAIAAVLLAGCKGEVLDYRNAQMVNGKVYDGSANEPFSGKLTNVPDRSLLIEQAGLQLAGKLASIALVDSLPASERNAQSFLGRSGAEILLSGAVCDVQIEGGVPDGSAVCKAPQSDLVRIETSFKHGALNGPLKLSGGQNEGPLLEATFNNGQLDGTEKVYSWTDHKLIHTFPWNNGVASGTEEAFDPNTGAVVKRATFVDGKYEGEVVHYAPDGKQVTLRATYVNGKLNGPYKEWDAGGSLIADKTYSSGVEVGADGSDVGACVNEWDDAYRVVPGRPAFPPAELQLQWKISCRAGKHPSASDSGLPGAAVSGEKPAPDSCVEAWTAAYRHENGVDAIVTADQLGEWQSRCKAAKRPS; encoded by the coding sequence ATGAAACGTACCCATGTTCCAGGCCGGGGCGCGGCGCTCGTCGCTGTCGCGATTGCGGCTGTTCTTCTCGCCGGCTGTAAAGGCGAAGTACTCGACTATCGCAATGCTCAGATGGTGAACGGCAAAGTCTATGACGGAAGCGCCAATGAGCCGTTTTCCGGGAAGCTGACGAACGTGCCGGATCGCTCGCTGCTGATTGAGCAAGCGGGACTTCAGCTTGCCGGCAAACTCGCAAGCATTGCCCTCGTCGATAGCCTGCCCGCTAGTGAACGCAACGCGCAGTCGTTCCTCGGCAGGTCGGGCGCCGAAATTCTACTCTCCGGGGCAGTATGTGATGTCCAGATCGAGGGCGGCGTACCGGACGGCTCGGCGGTGTGCAAAGCGCCGCAGTCGGACCTCGTGCGCATCGAAACATCGTTTAAGCATGGCGCTCTCAACGGTCCACTCAAGCTCTCCGGTGGTCAAAATGAGGGTCCGCTGCTCGAGGCGACATTCAACAACGGCCAGCTGGACGGTACCGAAAAGGTGTACAGCTGGACCGACCACAAACTCATCCACACCTTCCCGTGGAACAATGGCGTCGCCTCCGGCACCGAGGAAGCGTTCGATCCGAATACCGGTGCGGTCGTTAAGCGCGCAACGTTCGTCGACGGGAAATATGAAGGCGAAGTCGTCCACTACGCCCCTGACGGCAAGCAGGTCACCCTCAGGGCAACCTACGTAAACGGTAAGCTCAACGGACCTTACAAGGAGTGGGACGCGGGCGGCTCGCTCATCGCGGACAAGACCTACTCGAGTGGTGTTGAAGTCGGCGCTGACGGTTCGGATGTCGGAGCGTGCGTGAACGAATGGGACGACGCATATCGAGTTGTGCCGGGCCGCCCAGCTTTTCCGCCGGCCGAGCTACAGTTGCAATGGAAAATCTCATGCCGCGCCGGCAAGCATCCGTCAGCATCCGACTCCGGATTACCAGGCGCAGCCGTTTCCGGCGAGAAGCCTGCGCCGGACAGTTGCGTCGAAGCTTGGACCGCAGCGTACCGGCACGAAAACGGTGTTGATGCGATCGTCACAGCCGATCAGCTCGGCGAGTGGCAGTCGCGGTGCAAGGCGGCCAAGCGGCCTAGCTAA
- a CDS encoding helix-turn-helix domain-containing protein, giving the protein MTVKRSPSPPGRPAPISIALGKRIKQCRHEAEKSQETLAFEAHIDRTYISSIERGIANPSVETLANICYSLNITLAELFAPLDGVSLKPTGERRANAATPPEIKRSRLR; this is encoded by the coding sequence ATGACTGTCAAGCGCTCTCCCTCGCCCCCGGGCCGGCCGGCCCCGATCTCCATTGCCCTTGGCAAGCGCATCAAGCAATGCCGGCATGAAGCCGAGAAATCGCAGGAAACGCTCGCTTTCGAGGCGCACATTGATCGCACCTACATCTCGTCCATCGAGCGCGGGATTGCCAATCCGTCGGTCGAGACCCTCGCGAACATCTGCTACTCGTTGAACATCACGCTCGCCGAGCTTTTTGCGCCTTTGGACGGCGTGTCGCTGAAACCCACTGGCGAGCGCCGCGCCAACGCCGCGACGCCGCCGGAGATCAAGCGCAGCCGTCTGAGATAA
- a CDS encoding YqaJ viral recombinase family protein gives MSAVQPDGPDTRRPALKLVKTQELSRDDWLAVRRTGIGGSDAAAAAGLNPYMSTLELWMDKTGRAEGLAGPDPNDTTSPTYWGTLLEPIVAASYTKQTGNRVRRINAVLRHPTIPFMLANIDREVVGCREVQLLECKTAGEYGARLWRAGVPEYVELQVQHQLAVTGKQAAHVAVLLCGQALEVYRIERDDALIGRLVELEARFWRYVESDTPPPADGSESADRALRHLYPGNGGTVDFTDDRQLSSVFADLVAVRAQIETHQAIEAQLKQAIQQAMGEATRAVFETGAVSFKRSRDSSTVDLARLLADHPELEQQYAGSKPGTRRFLISA, from the coding sequence ATGAGTGCAGTGCAACCCGATGGGCCGGATACACGCCGGCCGGCGCTTAAGCTCGTCAAGACACAAGAACTGAGCCGTGACGATTGGCTCGCCGTGCGCCGCACTGGCATTGGTGGATCGGATGCCGCAGCGGCAGCGGGTCTCAATCCGTACATGAGCACCTTGGAGCTCTGGATGGATAAGACGGGACGTGCGGAGGGCCTGGCCGGACCCGATCCGAACGACACGACTTCTCCTACATACTGGGGCACGCTGCTCGAGCCCATCGTCGCTGCGTCCTACACCAAGCAAACCGGCAATCGTGTCCGGCGCATCAATGCGGTCCTGCGTCACCCGACTATCCCGTTCATGCTCGCCAACATCGATCGGGAGGTCGTGGGATGCCGGGAGGTGCAATTGCTCGAATGCAAGACCGCTGGCGAGTACGGCGCACGGCTTTGGCGAGCGGGCGTGCCCGAATATGTCGAATTGCAGGTACAGCACCAGCTCGCCGTCACGGGCAAGCAGGCAGCACACGTTGCCGTGCTGCTGTGCGGACAGGCGTTGGAGGTCTATCGGATCGAACGAGACGACGCACTGATCGGCCGGCTCGTCGAACTCGAAGCGCGCTTCTGGCGGTACGTCGAATCCGATACACCTCCACCTGCGGACGGGTCAGAGTCAGCCGATCGAGCGCTGCGCCACCTCTATCCCGGCAACGGCGGCACGGTCGACTTCACGGACGATCGGCAGCTCTCATCGGTGTTCGCCGATCTCGTTGCCGTACGCGCGCAGATTGAGACGCACCAGGCGATCGAAGCCCAGTTGAAACAGGCAATCCAGCAGGCTATGGGCGAAGCAACGCGCGCCGTTTTCGAAACCGGAGCAGTTTCGTTCAAACGCAGCCGAGATTCGTCAACGGTCGATCTGGCGCGGCTGCTCGCCGACCACCCTGAGTTGGAACAGCAATACGCCGGATCGAAACCCGGTACCCGGCGCTTCCTGATCTCCGCTTGA
- a CDS encoding DUF932 domain-containing protein has translation MHLVQTMAYAGAEPWHGLGNKLAPNQPIELWAERAGMNWRIEEAEVRFVAAGNRSLGSIHAFPEQKVLYRSDTKAPLSVVSARYQVVQPSEILEFYRDLTEVGGFQLETAGVLKEGRKLWALARTGQSATLKGKDEVNGYLLLATACDGTLATTAQFTSVRVVCNNTLQIALGDSASAVKVAHRSQFDAQAVKRQLGIAISSWDAFLARTKALAERKVSDSAVETFLRRVLTYSTPNVADHDGLAVNERAIKAVGQLYAGRGKGADLASASGTAWGLVNAVTEYVDHHRRARSDDHRRDAAWFGQGATIKQRAWDEALKLVV, from the coding sequence ATGCATCTCGTTCAAACGATGGCCTATGCCGGCGCCGAACCGTGGCACGGCCTCGGCAACAAGCTCGCCCCTAATCAGCCAATAGAACTGTGGGCCGAACGCGCCGGCATGAACTGGCGCATTGAAGAAGCCGAAGTACGTTTCGTCGCGGCCGGCAATCGGAGCCTCGGTTCGATCCACGCCTTTCCGGAGCAGAAGGTTCTCTATCGCTCCGACACCAAGGCTCCGCTCTCCGTCGTCTCCGCTCGCTATCAGGTCGTGCAGCCCTCAGAGATATTGGAGTTTTATCGCGACCTCACCGAGGTAGGTGGTTTTCAGCTCGAAACCGCCGGCGTGCTCAAGGAAGGCCGCAAGCTGTGGGCACTCGCGCGCACCGGCCAGAGCGCCACCCTCAAGGGTAAGGACGAGGTGAACGGCTATTTGCTGTTGGCGACGGCCTGCGATGGCACGCTCGCCACCACGGCCCAGTTCACATCGGTCCGCGTCGTCTGCAACAACACCCTACAAATTGCGCTTGGCGACAGCGCCAGCGCGGTCAAGGTCGCGCACCGCTCGCAGTTCGACGCCCAGGCAGTCAAGCGCCAGCTCGGCATCGCGATCTCTTCGTGGGATGCTTTTCTGGCGAGAACAAAAGCACTCGCTGAACGGAAGGTATCCGACTCGGCGGTCGAGACGTTCTTGCGACGCGTCCTCACCTACTCAACTCCTAACGTCGCCGACCACGACGGGCTCGCCGTCAACGAACGCGCGATCAAGGCCGTGGGCCAACTGTACGCAGGCCGCGGCAAGGGCGCCGATCTCGCGTCGGCCTCCGGTACCGCGTGGGGACTGGTCAACGCGGTCACTGAATACGTCGATCACCACCGCCGTGCGCGCAGCGATGACCACCGGCGCGATGCTGCGTGGTTCGGACAGGGCGCGACCATCAAGCAGCGTGCGTGGGATGAAGCGCTCAAGCTCGTTGTGTGA
- a CDS encoding WYL domain-containing protein yields the protein MSIEQLADLTQPQRDRLAFVELRVRFIGEIRRQDLVSRFGIQSAAASRDLALYKELVPGNIDYDSKGKSYVLGPDFRPLFEFPPERVLSWLTQGFGDGEPMQLKAWVASESPSRLARPDLTVLASVTRAIHQGCPLAVEYHSISSGKANRQIVPFALIDDGQRWLVRAFDRESQQFRDFVITRIRNPQVLKGENPAPHEASDQDIQWTRILELDLVPHPNRPHPEISEMDYSMERGVWKMKLRAAMAGYILCKLRVDCSPTHKLNGSEHRLWLRNHLALYGVRSAVLAPGYESPEPVGQEQDGD from the coding sequence ATGTCGATCGAACAGCTTGCAGATCTAACGCAGCCACAACGGGACCGACTCGCGTTTGTGGAGTTGCGGGTGCGCTTCATTGGGGAAATACGCCGTCAGGACTTGGTATCGCGGTTTGGTATCCAGTCCGCTGCCGCTTCAAGAGACTTGGCTCTGTACAAGGAGCTGGTTCCGGGCAACATCGACTATGACTCTAAGGGCAAGTCCTACGTCTTGGGCCCTGATTTCCGCCCGCTCTTCGAGTTTCCTCCTGAGCGGGTGCTGTCTTGGCTGACCCAGGGTTTTGGCGACGGAGAGCCCATGCAGCTCAAAGCATGGGTTGCAAGCGAGAGCCCTTCACGGTTGGCGCGCCCGGATCTGACTGTGCTGGCGAGCGTCACCCGCGCGATTCATCAAGGATGCCCGCTTGCGGTTGAGTACCACTCCATTTCGAGCGGCAAGGCTAACCGGCAGATCGTGCCGTTCGCGCTGATCGATGATGGTCAGCGATGGCTCGTTCGTGCCTTCGACCGGGAATCGCAGCAGTTCCGCGACTTCGTGATCACGCGCATCAGAAATCCGCAGGTATTGAAGGGCGAGAATCCGGCGCCCCACGAGGCCAGCGACCAAGACATACAGTGGACCCGGATACTGGAATTAGATCTTGTCCCGCATCCAAATCGACCACATCCCGAAATCTCTGAAATGGACTACAGCATGGAGCGCGGCGTTTGGAAGATGAAGTTGCGTGCTGCGATGGCCGGCTACATTCTCTGCAAGCTGCGCGTGGATTGTTCTCCGACGCACAAATTGAATGGCTCTGAGCACAGGCTCTGGCTCAGAAATCACTTGGCGCTGTACGGCGTTCGAAGCGCCGTATTGGCTCCCGGCTATGAAAGCCCGGAACCCGTCGGACAGGAACAAGATGGCGATTGA
- the pglW gene encoding BREX system serine/threonine kinase PglW translates to MSGRWKAISPSQFPWEQDALDFVQRALPNREPFRAYSNFEFVADDGSINEVDLLVISRYSIFLVEIKSRPGEVGGDSHTWIWRDGGREYFDDNPLLLTNRKAKKLASLLRKQLTLQKRRTPYIQSLVFLSDPAQRCKLTGPARENVQLRADIVGKLFDETAPVTSAQPIDRDLATSINRALEIVGIRPPQQSRRVGDYQLEQVLAETDFHQDWLAKHVSLNNLWRRVRLYTAKRTLSAAQRAVLVDAARREFQLLEGIRHPGILRALDFIDSEHGPALIFEYEEGLQRLDHFIRAQGDQLDLWQRLKLVRAIAEALDAAHRYRLYHRGLSPHTIMVRTVGTNSFDVTLFDWQIATRQLQEAESETTGTLHVEMLSDRVAQEIYLAPEARNAPRPDAIKLDVFSLGAISYFVLAGEPPAVSGDELVIKCEQGPGLTLSAMVNGCLAEIEDLIQFATWPSPDDRFSSTNEFLSALDKAEEALEDALTAPASPLASPLDANTGNELNGFEVLRRLGKGGTSLALEVRRKSAGQPRQGVFKIALEPEYNNRLKQEAETLVRLQPHQNIVQCFERFEIAGLATLFLSSAGEETLGERLRQEGRLGLDLLQRFGEELISVVEYLEREGVPHRDIKPDNIGIRPGAGKRLTLTLFDFSLAGVPATDLNAGTRVYMDPFLRKRGMWDGYAERYSCALTLHEMATGTLPEWGDGSADPVTLKSEIVLDSERFDASIRKQALDFFSRALARDHRKRFDNAEQMLRQWRRVFENVSRPVTTHTTQLPQSQLPLGEESPAGGITPGTPLESLELDSRHLELLDRIGRDELATAGDLADLPRNRLYRHRGIALAVARELHQIADRLRHQFSGGAAKDDEPADTTVAKLSVDAAAALLIPKKGDESQLEVLEKWLGLSAQPGTSLLQEDVLQSMVERMSRQPEITHLRDDVALVLAGLGGIATVGEIAAALLARRGSVQTGAARRSEAEAVTRAVITVERTKQAARWQLVKRAANVRPLVEPPQVDDLVVATLASSGAAGLFPSAPEVRASYAVALGEAADRLAQQDPLPSSQQVADTLARIPPPAGDLGLSSERLIRLAAACAQQAALSSRLEFYPVQLSAARAVKLATNSLLGLRQFDLQTIGRRIFARYPEAAPLPGPTELEQLLEDAGLEVKWDGAKCAFVTHYSAGIISSTTQIGRFGTNNRPRTATAPDVQAAQQIDERIKHALSSGKLLTLSVDPKGLAIAQHELAQRFGLKVIDFDDLVLTQFEAQAKEWDIDWNTLLAADAAPAGSVDSHNFATVLGEVWPKVEAQLLQDDQPGLLVNLGLAARWQKMPLFAKLADACMFGKRPPLIALLASPLTPDNRPVLDGEAVPVTINTTDYGRIPRAWLENAHRKHDITASTTSTKSKLI, encoded by the coding sequence ATGAGTGGGCGTTGGAAGGCGATTTCGCCGTCTCAGTTTCCGTGGGAACAGGATGCGCTGGACTTTGTTCAGCGCGCGCTACCGAACCGCGAGCCGTTTCGCGCGTACAGTAACTTCGAGTTTGTCGCCGACGACGGGAGCATCAACGAAGTTGATCTGCTAGTTATCTCGCGCTACAGCATCTTTCTTGTCGAGATAAAGAGTCGACCTGGCGAAGTCGGCGGCGATTCGCACACCTGGATCTGGCGGGACGGTGGGAGAGAGTACTTCGACGATAACCCCTTGCTGTTGACCAACCGCAAGGCGAAGAAGCTCGCGTCGCTCCTTCGCAAGCAACTGACTCTCCAGAAGCGCCGCACACCCTACATCCAGTCCCTGGTCTTTTTGTCGGACCCTGCACAGCGCTGCAAGCTTACGGGTCCCGCGCGTGAAAACGTGCAATTGCGTGCGGATATTGTCGGCAAACTATTCGATGAGACAGCCCCTGTCACCAGTGCGCAGCCCATCGACCGGGATTTGGCGACGTCCATCAACCGGGCTCTGGAAATCGTTGGCATTCGCCCGCCTCAGCAGAGCCGGCGTGTGGGTGACTACCAGCTCGAACAGGTCCTTGCCGAGACCGACTTTCACCAGGACTGGCTGGCCAAGCACGTATCACTGAATAACCTTTGGCGACGAGTCCGACTTTACACCGCCAAGCGGACGCTCAGTGCTGCGCAACGCGCGGTGCTGGTCGACGCGGCTCGCCGAGAGTTTCAATTGCTTGAGGGTATACGCCATCCGGGCATCCTGCGCGCATTGGATTTCATTGACAGTGAGCATGGGCCTGCCCTGATCTTTGAGTACGAGGAAGGACTCCAACGGCTCGACCACTTCATTCGGGCTCAAGGCGATCAACTTGATCTCTGGCAACGGCTGAAGCTCGTGCGCGCGATTGCCGAAGCACTGGATGCGGCGCACCGCTATCGGCTCTACCACCGTGGCCTGTCACCCCACACGATCATGGTCAGGACCGTCGGTACCAATTCCTTCGATGTCACCCTCTTCGATTGGCAGATCGCTACCCGTCAGTTGCAAGAGGCCGAGAGCGAAACGACGGGCACGCTCCATGTGGAAATGCTCTCAGACCGTGTGGCGCAAGAGATCTATCTCGCTCCCGAAGCACGCAACGCGCCCCGGCCAGATGCCATTAAGCTGGATGTGTTCTCGCTTGGTGCCATCTCGTATTTCGTCCTCGCCGGCGAGCCGCCGGCCGTTAGCGGCGATGAGTTGGTCATCAAGTGCGAACAGGGCCCCGGGCTCACCTTGTCGGCGATGGTCAATGGGTGCTTGGCCGAAATCGAGGATCTAATCCAGTTTGCTACCTGGCCGTCGCCCGATGATCGATTCAGCTCTACCAACGAATTCCTGAGTGCGCTCGACAAGGCTGAAGAGGCGCTTGAAGACGCTCTGACCGCACCGGCATCACCTTTGGCGTCACCCCTTGATGCGAACACGGGCAATGAGCTCAACGGCTTTGAAGTCTTGCGTCGACTGGGCAAGGGCGGTACCAGCCTGGCCCTCGAGGTACGGCGGAAAAGCGCGGGACAACCACGCCAGGGAGTCTTTAAAATTGCGTTGGAGCCGGAGTACAACAATCGACTCAAGCAGGAAGCCGAGACGCTGGTCAGACTTCAGCCCCATCAGAATATCGTCCAGTGCTTTGAGCGCTTCGAAATTGCTGGTCTGGCGACCTTGTTCCTGTCCTCGGCAGGAGAGGAAACGCTGGGTGAACGCTTGCGTCAAGAAGGACGCTTGGGTTTGGACCTGCTGCAGAGGTTTGGCGAAGAGCTGATTTCCGTTGTGGAGTACCTGGAGCGCGAGGGCGTCCCGCACCGCGACATCAAGCCAGACAACATCGGTATTCGCCCGGGAGCCGGAAAACGACTTACCCTGACGCTGTTTGACTTCTCGCTGGCGGGTGTGCCCGCTACCGACCTGAACGCGGGCACACGGGTCTACATGGACCCGTTCCTGCGCAAACGCGGAATGTGGGATGGCTATGCCGAGCGCTACTCCTGTGCGCTCACTTTGCACGAGATGGCTACCGGCACACTACCCGAATGGGGCGATGGCAGCGCCGATCCGGTTACGCTGAAGTCGGAAATCGTTCTGGACTCGGAGCGCTTTGACGCGTCGATTCGAAAGCAGGCACTCGACTTCTTCAGCCGGGCGCTGGCGCGCGATCACCGCAAGCGTTTTGACAACGCCGAGCAGATGTTGCGTCAATGGCGCAGGGTTTTCGAGAACGTCTCGCGTCCTGTCACGACGCACACGACGCAACTTCCGCAAAGTCAACTACCCCTCGGCGAAGAATCACCTGCAGGGGGAATCACGCCCGGCACGCCTCTTGAGTCGTTGGAGCTGGACTCGCGTCACCTCGAACTGCTCGACCGGATCGGTCGCGATGAGCTGGCTACTGCCGGGGATCTGGCCGATTTACCGCGTAATCGGCTCTACAGGCACCGGGGCATTGCGCTGGCTGTAGCACGTGAACTGCATCAAATTGCCGACCGGCTGCGTCACCAGTTCAGCGGTGGCGCCGCTAAGGATGACGAGCCCGCAGATACTACTGTAGCCAAACTATCGGTGGATGCCGCAGCCGCATTGCTCATACCCAAGAAAGGCGATGAAAGCCAACTCGAGGTATTGGAGAAATGGCTCGGGCTGAGCGCGCAGCCGGGCACGTCACTTCTGCAGGAAGACGTGTTGCAATCGATGGTTGAGCGGATGTCGCGGCAGCCAGAGATCACCCACCTGCGCGACGACGTGGCCCTAGTGCTGGCCGGTCTGGGCGGCATTGCGACCGTTGGTGAAATTGCCGCCGCATTGCTGGCCCGACGTGGGAGCGTGCAAACAGGTGCGGCCCGACGCAGCGAGGCCGAAGCCGTGACACGGGCCGTCATTACCGTCGAGCGCACCAAGCAAGCAGCCCGCTGGCAACTTGTGAAGCGCGCCGCCAACGTTCGCCCTCTAGTGGAACCACCGCAAGTTGACGATCTGGTGGTCGCGACCTTGGCCAGCAGCGGTGCGGCCGGGCTATTCCCTTCTGCTCCCGAGGTTCGAGCCAGCTACGCCGTGGCTTTGGGCGAAGCAGCGGACCGGCTGGCCCAACAAGACCCTCTGCCGTCGTCGCAACAGGTGGCGGACACCTTGGCCCGCATACCGCCGCCGGCTGGCGACTTGGGGTTGAGCTCGGAGCGACTGATTCGTCTGGCTGCCGCTTGTGCCCAACAGGCGGCTTTGTCCTCGCGTTTGGAGTTTTACCCAGTCCAGCTGTCTGCTGCGCGTGCCGTCAAATTGGCCACGAACTCATTGCTCGGTTTGCGTCAGTTCGACCTGCAGACAATCGGGCGCCGGATCTTCGCTCGGTATCCTGAGGCCGCGCCGCTGCCCGGCCCCACAGAACTGGAGCAACTGCTCGAGGACGCTGGATTGGAGGTGAAGTGGGACGGTGCCAAGTGCGCCTTCGTCACGCACTATTCTGCGGGCATCATTTCGAGCACCACGCAGATCGGCCGCTTTGGCACCAATAACCGCCCGCGCACGGCGACCGCACCGGATGTGCAGGCGGCTCAGCAGATCGACGAGCGCATCAAGCACGCCTTGAGCAGCGGCAAATTGCTTACCTTGTCCGTCGATCCCAAGGGCCTCGCGATCGCGCAGCATGAGCTGGCGCAGCGTTTTGGACTGAAAGTCATCGATTTCGACGACCTCGTGCTCACACAGTTTGAGGCGCAAGCCAAGGAATGGGACATAGACTGGAATACCCTGCTAGCTGCCGATGCCGCTCCCGCAGGTTCGGTCGATTCTCATAACTTTGCCACCGTTCTTGGCGAAGTTTGGCCCAAGGTTGAAGCACAGTTACTCCAAGACGACCAACCAGGCTTGTTGGTGAACCTCGGTTTAGCGGCGCGCTGGCAGAAGATGCCCTTGTTCGCCAAGCTTGCCGATGCCTGCATGTTCGGCAAGCGCCCTCCGCTGATTGCCTTGCTTGCGAGCCCGCTAACGCCCGATAACAGACCGGTGCTGGACGGCGAAGCAGTTCCAGTCACCATCAACACTACGGATTACGGTCGCATCCCCCGAGCTTGGCTTGAAAACGCCCATCGCAAACACGACATCACGGCCTCTACGACCAGCACGAAGTCAAAACTAATATGA